A single Montipora foliosa isolate CH-2021 chromosome 7, ASM3666993v2, whole genome shotgun sequence DNA region contains:
- the LOC138010933 gene encoding uncharacterized protein isoform X1: MEFQELKSLKSRSDQANGFTMTEGRDGRYSTIPVRPTETAANQTSSLTQTETNATAGSIYSGDGGAWQATEQSQGMGAGANQANGLSVIVVVYSGAQQINGLPGNHEEEPLAEGANGLNIHRAENDRHASDRNYVDNTSGCSLSVQEQGDGYAAAQAPILLPDFQEGEANLISSMGNAKKPTEHCYSTEEIN; the protein is encoded by the coding sequence tcGCTCTGATCAGGCGAATGGGTTCACAATGACCGAGGGTAGGGATGGTCGATACTCTACCATACCGGTCCGCCCTACCGAAACAGCTGCCAATCAGACCAGCAGCTTGACTCAAACTGAAACAAATGCTACCGCGGGCTCAATTTACTCTGGTGATGGTGGCGCTTGGCAGGCGACCGAACAGAGCCAAGGTATGGGGGCAGGTGCTAACCAAGCCAACGGGCTTAGCGTCATTGTTGTGGTGTATTCTGGTGCCCAGCAGATCAACGGATTACCTGGAAACCATGAAGAGGAACCTCTTGCTGAAGGAGCCAATGGATTAAACATCCACAGAGCAGAAAATGACAGGCACGCAAGTGATAGGAACTACGTCGATAACACTAGTGGATGCAGCTTGTCTGTGCAGGAACAAGGTGACGGATATGCAGCAGCACAGGCGCCAATTCTACTCCCAGATTTCCAGGAAGGCGAAGCCAATTTAATCTCTTCTATGGGGAACGCGAAAAAGCCAACAGAGCATTGCTACAGTACCGAGGAAATAAACTGA
- the LOC138010933 gene encoding uncharacterized protein isoform X2, which produces MASFSSRSDQANGFTMTEGRDGRYSTIPVRPTETAANQTSSLTQTETNATAGSIYSGDGGAWQATEQSQGMGAGANQANGLSVIVVVYSGAQQINGLPGNHEEEPLAEGANGLNIHRAENDRHASDRNYVDNTSGCSLSVQEQGDGYAAAQAPILLPDFQEGEANLISSMGNAKKPTEHCYSTEEIN; this is translated from the coding sequence tcGCTCTGATCAGGCGAATGGGTTCACAATGACCGAGGGTAGGGATGGTCGATACTCTACCATACCGGTCCGCCCTACCGAAACAGCTGCCAATCAGACCAGCAGCTTGACTCAAACTGAAACAAATGCTACCGCGGGCTCAATTTACTCTGGTGATGGTGGCGCTTGGCAGGCGACCGAACAGAGCCAAGGTATGGGGGCAGGTGCTAACCAAGCCAACGGGCTTAGCGTCATTGTTGTGGTGTATTCTGGTGCCCAGCAGATCAACGGATTACCTGGAAACCATGAAGAGGAACCTCTTGCTGAAGGAGCCAATGGATTAAACATCCACAGAGCAGAAAATGACAGGCACGCAAGTGATAGGAACTACGTCGATAACACTAGTGGATGCAGCTTGTCTGTGCAGGAACAAGGTGACGGATATGCAGCAGCACAGGCGCCAATTCTACTCCCAGATTTCCAGGAAGGCGAAGCCAATTTAATCTCTTCTATGGGGAACGCGAAAAAGCCAACAGAGCATTGCTACAGTACCGAGGAAATAAACTGA